The Halichoerus grypus chromosome 9, mHalGry1.hap1.1, whole genome shotgun sequence genome has a window encoding:
- the HTR1B gene encoding 5-hydroxytryptamine receptor 1B, with amino-acid sequence MEDTGTQCAPPPPAGSQTGVSQANLSSALHNCSAEGYIYQESIALPWKVLLVMLLALITLATTLSNAFVIATVYRTRKLHTPANYLIASLAVTDLLVSILVMPISTMYTVTGRWTLGQVVCDFWLSSDITCCTASILHLCVIALDRYWAITDAVEYSAKRTPKRAAVMIALVWVFSISISLPPFFWRQAKAEEEVSDCVVNTDHILYTVYSTVGAFYFPTLLLIALYGRIYVEARSRILKQTPNKTGKRLTRAQLITDSPGSTSSVTSVNSRAPDVPSESGSPVYVNQVKVRVSDALLEKKKLMAARERKATKTLGIILGAFIVCWLPFFIISLVMPICKDACWFHLAIFDFFTWLGYLNSLINPIIYTMSNEDFKQAFHKLIRFKCTG; translated from the coding sequence ATGGAAGACACCGGCACTCAGtgcgccccgccgccgcccgcgggcTCCCAGACCGGGGTTTCTCAAGCCaatctctcctctgctctccacaACTGCAGCGCCGAGGGCTACATTTACCAGGAATCCATCGCCCTGCCCTGGAAAGTACTACTGGTCATGCTGCTGGCACTCATCACTTTGGCCACCACGCTCTCCAATGCTTTTGTGATCGCCACTGTGTACCGGACCCGGAAGCTGCATACCCCAGCCAACTACCTGATCGCCTCCCTGGCGGTCACCGACCTGCTTGTATCCATCCTGGTGATGCCCATCAGCACCATGTACACGGTCACCGGCCGCTGGACGCTGGGCCAGGTGGTCTGCGACTTCTGGCTGTCGTCGGACATCACCTGTTGCACTGCTTCCATCCTGCACCTCTGTGTCATCGCCCTGGACCGCTACTGGGCCATCACGGACGCCGTGGAGTACTCAGCTAAAAGGACTCCCAAGAGGGCCGCGGTCATGATCGCGCTGGTGTGGGTCTTCTCTATCTCCATCTCGCTGCCGCCCTTCTTCTGGCGTCAAGCCAAAGCCGAGGAGGAGGTGTCGGACTGCGTGGTGAACACCGACCACATCCTCTATACGGTTTACTCCACGGTGGGCGCTTTCTacttccccaccctgctcctcaTCGCCCTCTACGGCCGCATCTATGTGGAAGCCCGCTCCCGGATTTTGAAACAGACGCCCAACAAGACCGGCAAGCGCCTGACCCGAGCCCAGCTGATAACCGACTCCCCCGGGTCCACGTCCTCGGTCACCTCCGTTAACTCGCGGGCTCCCGATGTGCCCAGCGAATCCGGGTCCCCTGTGTACGTGAACCAAGTCAAAGTGCGAGTCTCCGACGCCCTGCTAGAGAAGAAGAAACTCATGGCCGCTAGGGAGCGCAAAGCCACTAAGACCCTGGGGATCATTTTGGGAGCCTTTATTGTGTGTTGGCTGCCCTTCTTCATCATCTCCCTGGTGATGCCCATTTGCAAGGATGCTTGCTGGTTCCACCTGGCCATCTTTGACTTCTTCACGTGGCTGGGCTATCTCAACTCCCTTATCAACCCCATCATCTATACCATGTCCAATGAGGACTTCAAACAAGCATTCCATAAACTGATACGCTTTAAGTGCACAGGTTGA